A window of the Litorilinea aerophila genome harbors these coding sequences:
- the rplS gene encoding 50S ribosomal protein L19, producing the protein MTNALMASLQPELSPDMPDLSPGDTVRVHQRITEGRNERIQVFQGVVIAMHGGKTAGATYTVRRTGAHGVGVERTFPLYSKTVEKVEVLRKAKVRRAQLYYLRERQGKAARLREKRFLQT; encoded by the coding sequence ATGACCAATGCTCTGATGGCCTCACTCCAGCCCGAGCTCAGCCCGGACATGCCGGACCTCAGCCCGGGCGACACCGTCCGGGTACACCAGCGGATCACAGAAGGCCGCAACGAACGGATTCAGGTCTTCCAGGGGGTTGTCATCGCCATGCATGGCGGCAAGACGGCCGGCGCCACCTACACCGTACGCCGCACCGGCGCCCACGGCGTCGGCGTGGAGCGAACCTTCCCCCTCTACAGCAAGACGGTGGAGAAGGTGGAGGTGTTGCGCAAGGCCAAGGTGCGCCGCGCACAGCTCTACTACCTGCGGGAACGCCAGGGCAAGGCTGCCCGCCTGCGGGAAAAGCGTTTCCTCCAGACCTGA